Proteins encoded by one window of Salvia splendens isolate huo1 chromosome 5, SspV2, whole genome shotgun sequence:
- the LOC121803047 gene encoding glutamyl-tRNA reductase 1, chloroplastic-like isoform X1, whose product MAAASAFSISISSAHSNLNSDTRFKIHHCTNLSTSSMLSFPPRTPPLFNDRISAPDTRSFTLCPRCHLASDSEIPSKSTSLSALELLKSSAADRYTKETSSILVVGFNYRTAPIEVREKLSVPEAQWPQAIGELCALNHIEEAAVLSTCNRLEIYVVALSQHRGIKEVTEWMSKISSVPVSELCQHRDLLFNKDATQHLFEVSSGLDSLVLGEGQILSQVKQVVKTGQGVPGFDRKISGLFKHAITVGKRVRTETSISTGSVSVSSAAVELAMMKLPESAHDSAKMLVVGAGKMGKLVIRHLAAKGCRRMVVVNRTEDRLNSIREELKDVEIEYRPFSQLLNCAGEADVIFTCTALETLLFSKDQVQTLPPVASEVGGKRLFVDISVPRNVGSCVSDIESVQVYNVDDLEEVVAANKEDRLMKAMEAQAIIEAEVEEFEAWKDSLETVPTIKKLRAYAERIRAAELEKCFSKMRDDLPKSEKKAIYDLSMGIVNKLLHGPMQHLRCDGTDNRGLNEILENMHALNRIFSLDTEISVLEQKVRAKVKQQNKQAVTRIQASH is encoded by the exons ATGGCGGCGGCGAGCGCCTTCTCGATTTCCATCTCTTCTGCCCACTCTAATCTTAATTCCGATACTAGATTCAAAATTCATCATTGCACCAATCTCTCCACTTCTTCCATGCTTTCTTTTCCTCCACGGACACCACCTCTTTTCAACGATAGGATTTCCGCTCCTGACACGCGGTCCTTTACATTATGTCCGCGATGCCACCTTGCTTCCGACTCGGAGATCCCCTCCAAATCGACCAGCCTTTCCGCGTTGGAGCTTCTCAAGTCTTCCGCTGCTGATC GTTATACGAAAGAAACCAGCAGTATTTTGGTTGTGGGTTTTAACTACCGTACAGCACCCATTGAGGTACGCGAGAAGCTTTCTGTCCCCGAAGCACAATGGCCGCAAGCAATTGGTGAACTATGCGCTCTAAATCATATAGAGGAAGCTGCTGTCCTTAGCACGTGCAACAGGCTGGAGATATATGTTGTGGCTCTGTCCCAGCATCGTGGAATAAAGGAAGTGACTGAATGGATGTCTAAG ATAAGTTCAGTGCCAGTTTCAGAGCTGTGTCAGCACAGAGATTTGCTTTTCAACAAAGATGCCACACAACATCTTTTTGAAGTATCTTCAGGGCTCGATTCCCTTGTTTTAGGTGAAGGTCAAATTCTTTCACAGGTTAAACAGGTTGTTAAAACAGGACAAGGGGTCCCTGGATTTGACCGTAAAATTAGCGGGCTCTTTAAGCATGCAATCACTGTGGGAAAACGTGTTAGAACAGAAACCAGTATCTCTACTGGGTCAGTATCAGTTAGTTCAGCTGCAGTGGAGCTTGCTATGATGAAACTTCCAGAGTCTGCTCATGATTCAGCGAAAATGTTGGTCGTTGGAGCTGGAAAGATGGGAAAGCTTGTGATAAGACACCTAGCTGCGAAGGGATGCAGGAGGATGGTAGTCGTTAACAGAACAGAGGACAGACTAAATTCCATACGAGAGGAGCTCAAGGATGTTGAGATTGAATATAGGCCTTTCTCACAATTATTGAATTGCGCTGGTGAAGCAGATGTCATTTTCACATGTACGGCTTTGGAAACACTTCTATTCTCGAAAGATCAAGTTCAGACACTCCCCCCTGTGGCTTCAGAAGTAGGAGGCAAGAGGTTATTTGTCGATATTTCTGTTCCTAGGAATGTGGGATCATGTGTATCAGATATTGAGAGTGTTCAAGTTTACAATGTGGATGACTTGGAGGAAGTAGTGGCTGCCAACAAGGAAGACAGATTGATGAAGGCAATGGAAGCTCAGGCGATCATTGAAGCAGAAGTGGAAGAATTCGAAGCATGGAAGGACTCCCTTGAGACTGTCCCAACCATCAAGAAGCTTAGGGCATATGCAGAGAGAATTAGGGCTGCTGAGCTGGAAAAGTGCTTTTCAAAGATGCGTGATGATCTACCGAAGAGTGAAAAGAAAGCTATATATGATCTGAGTATGGGGATTGTGAACAAGCTTCTTCATGGTCCCATGCAACACTTGCGATGTGATGGCACAGATAACCGTGGGCTGAATGAAATCCTGGAAAACATGCACGCGCTTAACAGAATATTCAGTCTGGACACGGAGATATCCGTCCTGGAGCAGAAAGTACGGGCGAAAGTGAAACAACAGAACAAACAAGCAG TGACAAGGATACAAGCAAGCCATTGA
- the LOC121803047 gene encoding glutamyl-tRNA reductase 1, chloroplastic-like isoform X2 — MAAASAFSISISSAHSNLNSDTRFKIHHCTNLSTSSMLSFPPRTPPLFNDRISAPDTRSFTLCPRCHLASDSEIPSKSTSLSALELLKSSAADRYTKETSSILVVGFNYRTAPIEVREKLSVPEAQWPQAIGELCALNHIEEAAVLSTCNRLEIYVVALSQHRGIKEVTEWMSKISSVPVSELCQHRDLLFNKDATQHLFEVSSGLDSLVLGEGQILSQVKQVVKTGQGVPGFDRKISGLFKHAITVGKRVRTETSISTGSVSVSSAAVELAMMKLPESAHDSAKMLVVGAGKMGKLVIRHLAAKGCRRMVVVNRTEDRLNSIREELKDVEIEYRPFSQLLNCAGEADVIFTCTALETLLFSKDQVQTLPPVASEVGGKRLFVDISVPRNVGSCVSDIESVQVYNVDDLEEVVAANKEDRLMKAMEAQAIIEAEVEEFEAWKDSLETVPTIKKLRAYAERIRAAELEKCFSKMRDDLPKSEKKAIYDLSMGIVNKLLHGPMQHLRCDGTDNRGLNEILENMHALNRIFSLDTEISVLEQKVRAKVKQQNKQAGS; from the exons ATGGCGGCGGCGAGCGCCTTCTCGATTTCCATCTCTTCTGCCCACTCTAATCTTAATTCCGATACTAGATTCAAAATTCATCATTGCACCAATCTCTCCACTTCTTCCATGCTTTCTTTTCCTCCACGGACACCACCTCTTTTCAACGATAGGATTTCCGCTCCTGACACGCGGTCCTTTACATTATGTCCGCGATGCCACCTTGCTTCCGACTCGGAGATCCCCTCCAAATCGACCAGCCTTTCCGCGTTGGAGCTTCTCAAGTCTTCCGCTGCTGATC GTTATACGAAAGAAACCAGCAGTATTTTGGTTGTGGGTTTTAACTACCGTACAGCACCCATTGAGGTACGCGAGAAGCTTTCTGTCCCCGAAGCACAATGGCCGCAAGCAATTGGTGAACTATGCGCTCTAAATCATATAGAGGAAGCTGCTGTCCTTAGCACGTGCAACAGGCTGGAGATATATGTTGTGGCTCTGTCCCAGCATCGTGGAATAAAGGAAGTGACTGAATGGATGTCTAAG ATAAGTTCAGTGCCAGTTTCAGAGCTGTGTCAGCACAGAGATTTGCTTTTCAACAAAGATGCCACACAACATCTTTTTGAAGTATCTTCAGGGCTCGATTCCCTTGTTTTAGGTGAAGGTCAAATTCTTTCACAGGTTAAACAGGTTGTTAAAACAGGACAAGGGGTCCCTGGATTTGACCGTAAAATTAGCGGGCTCTTTAAGCATGCAATCACTGTGGGAAAACGTGTTAGAACAGAAACCAGTATCTCTACTGGGTCAGTATCAGTTAGTTCAGCTGCAGTGGAGCTTGCTATGATGAAACTTCCAGAGTCTGCTCATGATTCAGCGAAAATGTTGGTCGTTGGAGCTGGAAAGATGGGAAAGCTTGTGATAAGACACCTAGCTGCGAAGGGATGCAGGAGGATGGTAGTCGTTAACAGAACAGAGGACAGACTAAATTCCATACGAGAGGAGCTCAAGGATGTTGAGATTGAATATAGGCCTTTCTCACAATTATTGAATTGCGCTGGTGAAGCAGATGTCATTTTCACATGTACGGCTTTGGAAACACTTCTATTCTCGAAAGATCAAGTTCAGACACTCCCCCCTGTGGCTTCAGAAGTAGGAGGCAAGAGGTTATTTGTCGATATTTCTGTTCCTAGGAATGTGGGATCATGTGTATCAGATATTGAGAGTGTTCAAGTTTACAATGTGGATGACTTGGAGGAAGTAGTGGCTGCCAACAAGGAAGACAGATTGATGAAGGCAATGGAAGCTCAGGCGATCATTGAAGCAGAAGTGGAAGAATTCGAAGCATGGAAGGACTCCCTTGAGACTGTCCCAACCATCAAGAAGCTTAGGGCATATGCAGAGAGAATTAGGGCTGCTGAGCTGGAAAAGTGCTTTTCAAAGATGCGTGATGATCTACCGAAGAGTGAAAAGAAAGCTATATATGATCTGAGTATGGGGATTGTGAACAAGCTTCTTCATGGTCCCATGCAACACTTGCGATGTGATGGCACAGATAACCGTGGGCTGAATGAAATCCTGGAAAACATGCACGCGCTTAACAGAATATTCAGTCTGGACACGGAGATATCCGTCCTGGAGCAGAAAGTACGGGCGAAAGTGAAACAACAGAACAAACAAGCAGGTTCTTGA
- the LOC121805665 gene encoding pentatricopeptide repeat-containing protein At5g16420, mitochondrial-like, which translates to MLSYRKIHPLRRVTAATLPFSSNDNHHISTINSKSELLDLYTVTPPIKPWPRKLTHKRLCSIITQQQNLDLALQIFHYAGNYHPNFHHTYETYHSIIHKLSRLRTFEPIPSLLNQLRCSHIKCGENVFITLIRYYGLASRPKEAIKMFLQINDFGVQRSVRSLNTLLNVLVQNKKYDSVYLMFKNCQKRFNIMPNVFTCNILLKALCKKDDVEGALKVLDEMPGMGMVPNVVSYTTIMSGYVDRGDMSGAKRMFDELLDRGWLPDATTYTVLMDGFCKLGHFVDATKVMDEMIENRVEPNDVTYGVMIEALCKVKKSGEAVNMIGDMLDSNYVPSSALCCKVIDVLCREGKVDEACSLWKLLLVKNCTPDNVILSTLVHWLCKEGKVWEARKLFDEFEKGSIPSVLTYNTLIAGMCDKGELCEAGRLWDNMVEKGCPPNAFTFNLLIKGFCKKGYAKEGIKIFEEMLGKRCSPNESTYSILIEGLCSSGCEDDILNVLGAAVSSKVEVKSDSWSILVKKFVPDCGNINVTLERILLENVD; encoded by the coding sequence ATGTTAAGTTATCGGAAAATCCACCCTCTCCGCCGCGTCACCGCCGCAACCCTCCCATTCTCCTCCAATGACAACCACCACATCTCCACCATTAACTCTAAATCCGAACTGCTCGACTTATACACTGTTACACCCCCAATCAAACCCTGGCCACGAAAACTCACCCACAAACGCCTCTGCTCCATCATCACCCAACAGCAAAATCTCGATCTCGCCCTTCAAATCTTCCACTACGCCGGAAATTACCACCCGAATTTCCATCACACTTACGAAACCTACCACTCTATTATCCACAAGCTCTCCCGCTTGCGCACTTTCGAGCCCATACCCTCCCTCTTAAATCAGTTACGCTGTTCACATATCAAATGCGGAGAAAATGTATTCATCACGCTAATTAGGTATTACGGTCTTGCCAGCAGACCGAAAGAGGCAATCAAAATGTTCCTTCAAATTAATGATTTTGGAGTGCAAAGGTCAGTTCGTTCGTTAAATACTTTGTTAAATGTTTTGGTTCAGAATAAGAAGTACGATTCTGTGTACCTTATGTTCAAAAATTGCCAGAAGAGGTTCAACATTATGCCCAATGTGTTCACTTGCAATATATTATTAAAAGCCCTGTGTAAAAAGGATGATGTTGAGGGTGCACTCAAGGTGCTTGATGAAATGCCTGGAATGGGAATGGTGCCTAATGTGGTGAGTTACACTACTATTATGTCTGGATACGTGGATCGTGGTGATATGTCGGGAGCAAAGAGAATGTTCGATGAGCTCTTGGATCGTGGCTGGTTGCCTGATGCAACCACATACACGGTTCTGATGGATGGGTTTTGTAAATTGGGGCACTTTGTTGATGCAACGAAGGTGATGGATGAGATGATAGAGAATAGGGTTGAGCCGAATGATGTTACATATGGTGTCATGATTGAGGCGCTGTGCAAAGTGAAGAAGTCAGGGGAAGCAGTCAATATGATTGGTGATATGCTTGACAGTAACTATGTCCCCAGCTCAGCTTTATGTTGTAAGGTTATAGATGTCTTGTGCAGGGAAGGGAAGGTCGATGAAGCTTGCAGCTTGTGGAAGCTATTATTGGTGAAGAACTGTACCCCAGATAACGTGATACTGAGCACACTCGTGCATTGGCTCTGCAAGGAAGGGAAGGTTTGGGAAGCAAGGAAGTTGTTTGATGAGTTTGAAAAGGGTTCTATACCTAGTGTTTTAACGTATAACACGCTCATTGCAGGCATGTGTGATAAAGGGGAGTTGTGTGAGGCTGGGAGGTTGTGGGATAACATGGTAGAAAAGGGTTGTCCTCCCAATGCTTTCACTTTTAACTTACTTATTAAAGGGTTCTGCAAAAAGGGTTATGCAAAGGAAGGGATCAAGATATTTGAGGAGATGTTGGGTAAAAGGTGTTCTCCAAATGAATCCACTTACTCTATCTTAATTGAAGGGCTCTGCAGCTCTGGTTGTGAAGATGATATACTGAATGTTCTTGGTGCTGCTGTCTCTAGTAAAGTGGAGGTCAAGTCTGATTCTTGGAGCATTCTAGTTAAAAAGTTTGTTCCTGATTGTGGAAACATAAACGTCACTTTGGAAAGAATTTTATTGGAGAATGTGGATTAA
- the LOC121805678 gene encoding phosphoglycerate mutase-like protein 1 — MDNGVCPSLFPLHRSKTIHLVRHAQGIHNVEGDKNYKAYMSPEYFDAHLTQLGWQQVDNLRKHVHSSGLIKSIDLVITSPLLRTIQTAVGVFGGEAYSDKMDNLPLMVRNAGNSDRTAISSLDCPPIVAVEICREHLGVHPCDKRRSISEYQSLFPAVDFSLIESDDDVLWKADVRETNGEVAARGMNFMNWLFTRKEEEIAIVTHNGFLFHTLAAFGNGFHPLVKKEISRHFANCELRSMVILDRGMVGSHCSSTNFPGKIPSGLDSPSDVAADSKKQEE, encoded by the exons ATGGATAATGGCGTTTGCCCGAGTTTATTTCCACTGCACCGCAGCAAAACCATCCACCTG GTGAGGCATGCTCAGGGAATCCACAATGTAGAAGGAGATAAGAACTACAAAGCTTATATGTCTCCAGAATATTTTGATGCTCACCTAACTCAGTTGGGTTGGCAACAG GTTGACAACCTACGTAAGCATGTCCATTCAAGTGGCCTCATAAAGAGCATTGATTTGGTCATTACGTCTCCTTTATTAAG GACCATCCAAACAGCTGTTGGGGTATTTGGTGGTGAGGCCTATTCCGACAAGATGGATAATTTACCACTAATGGTGAGAAATGCTGGAAATAGTGATCGGACTGCTATTTCAAGTCTTGATTGCCCACCTATTGTTGCAGTTGAAATCTGTCGAGAACATCTG GGTGTTCATCCTTGTGATAAGAGGAGAAGCATTAGTGAATATCAGTCCCTTTTTCCAGCGGTTGATTTTTCACTG ATagagagtgatgatgatgtATTATGGAAGGCTGATGTCAGAGAGACCAACGGTGAGGTTGCAGCTAGAGGAATGAACTTCATGAACTG GTTGTTCACACGGAAAGAGGAGGAGATAGCAATAGTTACACACAATGGGTTCTTGTTCCACACACTGGCAGCGTTTGGTAACGGCTTTCACCCTCTTGTGAAGAAAGAAATCTCTCGCCA TTTTGCCAACTGCGAGCTTCGTTCGATGGTTATCCTTGACAGAGG CATGGTTGGGTCGCATTGTTCATCAACCAACTTTCCCGGAAAGATTCCATCCGGACTGGATTCGCCTAGTGATGTCGCTGCTGATAGCAAGAAGCAAGAGGAGTGA
- the LOC121805677 gene encoding fatty acid amide hydrolase-like isoform X2 produces the protein MSEPETGVVPLDEDQRPEERVELALKSLPNYEPAKSLSTDPSSPFRYWKIRDFAYAYRSKITTPSIVAERFIAAMDHFNNMKPPTPLLISFDPELVRKQAAASTRRFEEGCPVSILDGIFMAIKDDIDCFPHPSKGGTTFFHEVRPVEEDAASVGRLRSCGAILVGKANMHELGLGTTGNNPNHGTARNPHDPARYTGGSSSGPAAIVASGLCSAALGTDGGGSVRIPSSLCGVVGLKSTYGRTDMSGSICDSGTVEIIGPITSNVEDAILVYAAILGSSTAERIALKPSLPCLPDLTSNELSHGSGSLTLGKYTEWFNDVFSTEISDKCEDVLNRLVENHGCKMVEIFIPELLEMRTAHIVSIGSESACGLNPDYEDGKKAKFTLDTRTNLALFQSFSASDYVAAQCLRRRLMYYHMEAFKEVDVIVTPTTGMTAPVIPPAALSLGETNMQVTGNLMRFVVTANLLGFPAISVPIGYDKQGLPIGLQIIGRPWCEATILRLAVAIEELCCSPKKKPQQYYDILNGE, from the exons ATGTCAG AACCAGAAACAGGAGTTGTTCCTTTAGACGAGGACCAAAGGCCAGAGGAAAGAGTTGAATTAGCTCTAAAGAGTCTTCCAAATTATGAGCCTGCCAAGAGTTTGAGCACTGATCCTTCTTCACCTTTTCGCTATTGGAAGATTAGAGACTTTGCATATGCATACAGATCCAAAATTACCACCCCATCTATT GTTGCGGAGCGGTTTATTGCAGCAATGGACCATTTTAACAATATGAAACCTCCTACTCCCTTGTTGATTTCTTTTGACCCTGAACTTGTACGAAAGCAGGCTGCAGCTTCCACCAGAAGGTTTGAGGAAG GCTGCCCAGTATCAATCCTTGATGGGATTTTTATGGCAATTAAGGATGATATTGATTGCTTTCCGCATCCATCAAAAG GTGGAACAACCTTCTTCCATGAGGTTCGTCCTGTTGAAGAGGATGCAGCATCTGTTGGAAGATTACGTAGCTGTGGTGCGATCTTAGTCGGAAAGGCAAATATGCATGAATTGGGTCTGGGAACAACAGGAAATAATCCAAATCATGG AACAGCAAGAAATCCCCATGATCCTGCAAGATACACTGGTGGGTCATCTTCAGGGCCAGCTGCAATTGTTGCTTCTGGGTTATGTTCAGCAGCATTAGGAACAGACGGGGGAG GTTCAGTCCGTATTCCATCCTCCCTGTGTGGTGTAGTAGGACTGAAATCAACATATGGAAGGACTGATATGAGTGG CTCAATATGTGACTCTGGAACGGTAGAGATTATTGGACCCATCACCTCAAATGTTGAAGATGCAATATTAGT GTATGCAGCAATTCTGGGATCTTCAACTGCTGAAAGGATTGCTTTAAAACCT TCTCTTCCTTGTTTGCCTGATTTAACTTCAAATGAATTATCCCACGGCTCTGGATCATTAACATTGGGGAAGTATACAGAG TGGTTTAATGATGTATTCTCCACTGAGATCTCTGATAAGTGTGAGGATGTTCTCAATCGTTTAGTAGAGAATCATGGATGCAAG ATGGTGGAGATATTTATCCCTGAGCTTCTCGAGATGCGCACTGCTCACATTGTTTCAATTGGTTCTGAATCTGCATGTGGACTGAATCCTGATTATGAAGATGG TAAAAAGGCAAAGTTCACACTTGACACACGGACAAACTTAGCACTTTTCCAGTCATTTTCGGCATCAGATTATGTTGCTGCTCAATGTCTGAG GAGAAGGCTCATGTACTACCATATGGAAGCCTTCAAAGAGGTAGATGTCATTGTAACTCCGACTACAGG GATGACTGCACCTGTTATTCCTCCAGCTGCACTTAGTTTGGGAGAGACAAATATGCAAGTTACTG GAAATCTCATGCGCTTTGTTGTAACGGCAAATCTTCTTGGGTTTCCGGCAATATCCGTCCCG ATTGGATATGACAAACAAGGACTTCCCATCGGCTTACAAATTATTGGTCGCCCATGGTGTGAAGCTACAATTTTACGTCTCGCTGTTGCTATTGAG GAACTTTGCTGCTCACCCAAGAAAAAACCGCAGCAATATTACGACATATTGAATGGGGAGTAA
- the LOC121805677 gene encoding fatty acid amide hydrolase-like isoform X1 — MGKKKVMLPADEVDLATVKYQYETIEAPHLTGIGLKLFVKVLEAPLIGSLIISQLKKKNKMIEMLRNTVIPEAPMFKPEFPPREPETGVVPLDEDQRPEERVELALKSLPNYEPAKSLSTDPSSPFRYWKIRDFAYAYRSKITTPSIVAERFIAAMDHFNNMKPPTPLLISFDPELVRKQAAASTRRFEEGCPVSILDGIFMAIKDDIDCFPHPSKGGTTFFHEVRPVEEDAASVGRLRSCGAILVGKANMHELGLGTTGNNPNHGTARNPHDPARYTGGSSSGPAAIVASGLCSAALGTDGGGSVRIPSSLCGVVGLKSTYGRTDMSGSICDSGTVEIIGPITSNVEDAILVYAAILGSSTAERIALKPSLPCLPDLTSNELSHGSGSLTLGKYTEWFNDVFSTEISDKCEDVLNRLVENHGCKMVEIFIPELLEMRTAHIVSIGSESACGLNPDYEDGKKAKFTLDTRTNLALFQSFSASDYVAAQCLRRRLMYYHMEAFKEVDVIVTPTTGMTAPVIPPAALSLGETNMQVTGNLMRFVVTANLLGFPAISVPIGYDKQGLPIGLQIIGRPWCEATILRLAVAIEELCCSPKKKPQQYYDILNGE, encoded by the exons ATGGGGAAGAAGAAAGTGATGCTGCCGGCCGATGAAGTTGATTTGGCTACGGTTAAGTACCAGTACGAAACAATTGAAG CGCCGCATTTGACTGGAATTGGACTCAAGTTGTTCGTCAAAGTGCTCGAAGCGCCGTTGATTGGCTCTTTGATAATTTcgcaattgaagaagaagaataaaatGATTGAG ATGCTGAGGAATACCGTGATACCCGAGGCTCCAATGTTCAAACCTGAATTCCCTCCTCGAG AACCAGAAACAGGAGTTGTTCCTTTAGACGAGGACCAAAGGCCAGAGGAAAGAGTTGAATTAGCTCTAAAGAGTCTTCCAAATTATGAGCCTGCCAAGAGTTTGAGCACTGATCCTTCTTCACCTTTTCGCTATTGGAAGATTAGAGACTTTGCATATGCATACAGATCCAAAATTACCACCCCATCTATT GTTGCGGAGCGGTTTATTGCAGCAATGGACCATTTTAACAATATGAAACCTCCTACTCCCTTGTTGATTTCTTTTGACCCTGAACTTGTACGAAAGCAGGCTGCAGCTTCCACCAGAAGGTTTGAGGAAG GCTGCCCAGTATCAATCCTTGATGGGATTTTTATGGCAATTAAGGATGATATTGATTGCTTTCCGCATCCATCAAAAG GTGGAACAACCTTCTTCCATGAGGTTCGTCCTGTTGAAGAGGATGCAGCATCTGTTGGAAGATTACGTAGCTGTGGTGCGATCTTAGTCGGAAAGGCAAATATGCATGAATTGGGTCTGGGAACAACAGGAAATAATCCAAATCATGG AACAGCAAGAAATCCCCATGATCCTGCAAGATACACTGGTGGGTCATCTTCAGGGCCAGCTGCAATTGTTGCTTCTGGGTTATGTTCAGCAGCATTAGGAACAGACGGGGGAG GTTCAGTCCGTATTCCATCCTCCCTGTGTGGTGTAGTAGGACTGAAATCAACATATGGAAGGACTGATATGAGTGG CTCAATATGTGACTCTGGAACGGTAGAGATTATTGGACCCATCACCTCAAATGTTGAAGATGCAATATTAGT GTATGCAGCAATTCTGGGATCTTCAACTGCTGAAAGGATTGCTTTAAAACCT TCTCTTCCTTGTTTGCCTGATTTAACTTCAAATGAATTATCCCACGGCTCTGGATCATTAACATTGGGGAAGTATACAGAG TGGTTTAATGATGTATTCTCCACTGAGATCTCTGATAAGTGTGAGGATGTTCTCAATCGTTTAGTAGAGAATCATGGATGCAAG ATGGTGGAGATATTTATCCCTGAGCTTCTCGAGATGCGCACTGCTCACATTGTTTCAATTGGTTCTGAATCTGCATGTGGACTGAATCCTGATTATGAAGATGG TAAAAAGGCAAAGTTCACACTTGACACACGGACAAACTTAGCACTTTTCCAGTCATTTTCGGCATCAGATTATGTTGCTGCTCAATGTCTGAG GAGAAGGCTCATGTACTACCATATGGAAGCCTTCAAAGAGGTAGATGTCATTGTAACTCCGACTACAGG GATGACTGCACCTGTTATTCCTCCAGCTGCACTTAGTTTGGGAGAGACAAATATGCAAGTTACTG GAAATCTCATGCGCTTTGTTGTAACGGCAAATCTTCTTGGGTTTCCGGCAATATCCGTCCCG ATTGGATATGACAAACAAGGACTTCCCATCGGCTTACAAATTATTGGTCGCCCATGGTGTGAAGCTACAATTTTACGTCTCGCTGTTGCTATTGAG GAACTTTGCTGCTCACCCAAGAAAAAACCGCAGCAATATTACGACATATTGAATGGGGAGTAA
- the LOC121801863 gene encoding protein trichome birefringence-like 12, whose translation MASKVTPKLITCLILPSCFLILFYSSFLPFIPQSPSSKTPILPSAACNLFEGRWVLDPTRKPMYDSTCPFHRNAWNCIKNQRDNMARINSWKWMPRGCDLDRVDPAGFLDLMRNKNIGFVGDSLNENFLVSFLCVLRVGDPGAKKWKRKGAWRGAYFPKFNVTVTYHRAVLLARYEWQTKQPGLSGQDGVKGIYRVDVDIPANDWANISDFYNVLVFNTGHWWGPDKFPKETPLVFFRNGQPIHPSLELMDGLKVVVKNMVAHIEKAFPKKVLKFWRLQSPRHFHGGDWNQNGSCLFNEPLKESELDLWFDPANNGTNREARRVNEVIRDMLKGTSIRPLDLSRLSEWRADAHPAVWLGKKDAVAVWGQDCMHWCLPGVPDTWLDILAQLITYNV comes from the exons ATGGCATCTAAAGTAACCCCAAAACTCATCACCTGCTTAATCCTCCCTTCCTGCTTCCTCATCCTCTTCTACTCCTCATTCCTCCCTTTCATCCCACAGTCCCCCTCTTCCAAAACCCCTATTTTACCCTCTGCAGCATGCAATCTCTTCGAGGGGCGGTGGGTTCTCGATCCCACTCGCAAACCAATGTACGATTCCACCTGCCCCTTCCACAGAAATGCGTGGAATTGCATCAAGAATCAGAGGGATAACATGGCCCGGATCAATTCCTGGAAATGGATGCCCCGTGGCTGCGATCTGGACCGGGTCGACCCGGCCGGGTTCTTGGATTTGATGAGGAATAAGAATATTGGGTTTGTTGGGGACTCTTTGAACGAGAACTTCTTGGTGTCGTTTCTGTGTGTGCTGAGGGTGGGTGATCCTGGTGCTAAGAAATGGAAGAGAAAGGGTGCTTGGAGAGGGGCTTATTTCCCCAAATTCAATGTGACTGTGACCTATCATCGAGCTGTTTTGCTGGCCAGATATGA GTGGCAGACTAAACAGCCTGGGCTTTCTGGTCAAGATGGAGTTAAAGGAATATATCGAGTAGATGTTGATATCCCGGCAAATGACTGGGCTAACATTTCTGATTTCTACAATGTTCTGGTCTTCAACACTGGTCACTG GTGGGGTCCCGATAAATTCCCAAAAGAGACTCCACTCGTATTCTTCAGAAATGGGCAGCCAATACATCCTTCTCTGGAACTGATGGATGGGCTGAAAGTTGTTGTCAAGAACATGGTAGCTCATATTGAGAAAGCATTCCCCAAGAAGGTGCTCAAGTTCTGGCGGCTGCAGTCACCACGGCATTTTCATGGCGGCGATTGGAATCAGAACGGAAGTTGCTTGTTCAATGAGCCTCTAAAAGAATCTGAGCTTGATTTATGGTTTGATCCGGCTAACAACGGAACAAACAGAGAAGCTAGAAGAGTGAATGAAGTGATTAGGGATATGTTGAAGGGGACGAGCATCAGACCCCTGGACTTGAGTCGTTTGAGCGAGTGGAGAGCCGATGCTCACCCGGCAGTGTGGTTGGGGAAGAAGGATGCAGTGGCCGTGTGGGGACAGGACTGCATGCATTGGTGCCTGCCTGGTGTTCCTGATACTTGGCTTGATATCTTAGCACAACTCATTACCTACAACGTTTGA